From one Triticum urartu cultivar G1812 chromosome 3, Tu2.1, whole genome shotgun sequence genomic stretch:
- the LOC125548661 gene encoding uncharacterized protein LOC125548661 yields the protein MKKGGGKTSGCFFCLGAPMRALSRACDLYVGCMPGCARRMPAGAVMGGRGFGRSATTMHLRKSSDRADDLVRAASRQRRVAPEPAVVGAAKKKVHLSQAPAAVPTGRKGPAMVTITEDGPCEFGACPLKRPEQRSRGAAAGGLAARGCGFGAIKVGGEAFESRA from the coding sequence ATGAAGAAGGGTGGCGGGAAAACGAGCGGGTGCTTCTTCTGCCTCGGCGCGCCGATGCGCGCGCTGTCCAGGGCGTGCGACCTCTACGTGGGCTGCATGCCCGGATGCGCGCGCCGGATGCCGGCGGGGGCGGTCATGGGCGGCCGCGGCTTCGGCAGGTCGGCCACGACCATGCACCTGCGGAAGAGCTCGGACCGCGCCGACGACCTTGTCCGCGCCGCATCCAGACAGCGCCGCGTCGCGCCCGAGCCAGCGGTCGTCGGGGCAGCGAAGAAGAAGGTCCACCTTAGCCAGGCCCCGGCGGCTGTCCCGACGGGGAGGAAGGGCCCGGCGATGGTGACCATCACTGAGGACGGGCCGTGCGAGTTCGGCGCCTGCCCGCTGAAACGTCCAGAGCAGAGGAGtcgcggcgcggcggcgggcggactGGCCGCGCGCGGCTGTGGTTTTGGTGCCATCAAGGTGGGGGGCGAGGCATTCGAGAGCCGAGCGTGA
- the LOC125544880 gene encoding uncharacterized protein LOC125544880 — protein sequence MEVPLYTLITQPAIECKGKILCFTYAYTRMKKGGGKASGCFFCLGAPIRALSRACDLYVNCMSGCARRMPAGAVVGGRGFGGPATSMHLRASSDRSDGLVRAASKQRRVAPEPAEVGAAKKTVRLSQAPAAVPARRKGPAMVTIDEDAPCEFGACPLKRPEQRSRGAAVGGLAARGGGFGAIKVGGEAFESRP from the coding sequence ATGGAGGTGCCATTGTACACTCTCATAACGCAGCCAGCCATCGAGTGCAAAGGCAAGATCTTGTGTTTCACGTACGCATACACAAGGATGAAGAAGGGTGGCGGGAAAGCCAGCGGGTGCTTCTTCTGCCTCGGCGCGCCGATACGCGCGCTGTCGAGGGCGTGTGACCTCTACGTGAACTGCATGTCCGGATGCGCGCGCCGCATGCCAGCGGGGGCGGTCGTGGGTGGTCGCGGCTTCGGCGGGCCGGCCACGTCCATGCACCTGCGGGCGAGCTCGGATCGTTCCGACGGCCTTGTCCGTGCCGCGTCGAAACAGCGCCGCGTCGCGCCCGAGCCAGCGGAGGTAGGGGCAGCGAAGAAGACGGTCCGCCTTAGCCAGGCGCCGGCGGCCGTCCCGGCACGGAGGAAGGGCCCGGCGATGGTGACCATCGACGAGGACGCGCCGTGCGAGTTTGGCGCATGCCCGCTGAAACGTCCAGAGCAGAGGAGTCGCGGCGCGGCGGTGGGCGGACTGGCCGCGCGCGGCGGTGGTTTTGGCGCCATCAAGGTGGGGGGCGAGGCATTCGAGAGCCGACCGTGA
- the LOC125544879 gene encoding uncharacterized protein LOC125544879, with amino-acid sequence MSWLARSIAATLSSAPDDDDEDDHSEAASGDETPDHAANADAEEDEQPDTPGRGVKGDISELTESLTRRFWGVASFLAPPPSAGAEAAETSTAAAEAEAEAEGEHGPQSPRVAGIRNDLAEIGGRVRSGISMLSNANAVAEISKIASSFLPFVPEEEEEDVDAVDLTEEVVVFVRHISTSPETWLDFPLFVNDRHADDFELSDTQCEHALAIERIVPSLSYLRTELCSTNMSEACFWKIYFVLLHSKLNKEDAELLSTTQILEAREELLQSSPRMKNVASEGPGGPSESSNVLSTQAEDRELSPSSIQDKSGMAEATSFQEPTPDSLPGAEADKHPISTSEPEIIDKSVIEEELVVKTEIKNQGDKPNLYTPEDDDDKEVEDWLEDMDHADNKTGNITSVGQDEDVSFSDLEDDDDD; translated from the exons ATGTCGTGGCTCGCGCGCTCCATTGCGGCCACCCTCTCCTCCGCCcccgacgacgacgacgaagacgaccaCTCCGAGGCAGCCTCCGGCGACGAAACCCCGGATCACGCCGCCAACGCCGACgccgaggaggacgagcagcCGGACACCCCCGGCCGCGGGGTCAAGGGCGACATCTCCGAGCTGACCGAGTCCCTCACCCGACGCTTCTGGGGCGTCGCCTCCTTCCTCGCGCCACCGCCGTCCGCCGGGGCCGAGGCCGCCGAGACGTCGACGGCGGCGGctgaggcggaggcggaggcggagggaGAGCATGGGCCCCAGTCCCCGCGGGTCGCCGGGATCCGGAACGACCTGGCTGAGATCGGGGGCAGGGTGAGGAGCGGCATCTCGATGCTGTCCAACGCCAACGCCGTGGCGGAGATCTCCAAGATCGCCTCGTCCTTCCTGCCTTTCGTgccggaggaagaggaggaggatgtggATGCGGTGGACCTGACGGAGGAAGTGGTGGTGTTCGTCAGGCACATCTCGACCTCTCCCGAGACGTGGCTCGATTTCCCCCTCTTCGTCAACGACCGGCACGCCGATG ATTTTGAACTGTCAGATACACAATGTGAACATGCATTGGCTATAGAGCGTATAGTACCAAGCTTATCATATCTCAGAACCGAACTTTGTTCGACCAATATGAGTGAAGCATGCTTTTGGAAGATCTATTTTGTGCTTCTTCACTCAAAGCTCAACAAGGAAGATGCTGAACTTCTTTCAACGACACAA ATCCTGGAAGCAAGAGAAGAGTTATTGCAAAGCTCCCCAAGGATGAAAAATGTAGCGTCTGAGGGTCCTGGGGGCCCATCAGAAAGCAGCAATGTTCTATCTACCCAAGCTGAAGATAGAGAGTTGTCACCCTCAAGCATCCAAGACAAGAGTGGAATGGCTGAAGCAACATCTTTCCAAGAACCAACTCCTGATTCTCTGCCAGGGGCTGAGGCTGACAAGCATCCCATTTCAACCAGCGAGCCGGAAATTATTGACAAGTCTGTAATTGAAGAAGAGCTGGTGGTGAAAACTGAAATCAAGAATCAGGGTGACAAACCCAACCTGTACAccccggaggacgacgacgacaaaGAAGTGGAGGATTGGCTAGAGGACATGGACCATGCCGACAACAAAACAGGCAATATCACCTCGGTTGGGCAGGACGAAGACGTGTCATTCAGCGACCTggaggatgacgatgatgattAA